The proteins below come from a single Nitrosospira sp. Is2 genomic window:
- a CDS encoding alpha/beta hydrolase: MPLDPDLAAFLELVDAGIGNGARPLHEMPVSDARLQYDASTLALDSEGMEVASVSSICIRSRDGKEIDARLYVPAVPSPGRLLPALLYFHGGGYCVGSLDSHDSLCRTLAALTPCCVLSVAYRLAPEHPFPTAVHDAQDAYQWLLANGPASGIDTQNIAVGGDSAGGTLATVITITLRDSGGPQPKLQVLLYPCTSASQDTESHRRLAGGYLLEAPTLQWMFSNYLANEADRKDWRFAPLETPDLTGVAPAFIALAEYDPLVDEGMKYADKLKAAGVTTQLRVYPGMTHDFARLGNIVAEGAQVRRDIASMLASAFQSS; the protein is encoded by the coding sequence ATGCCGCTCGACCCGGATCTCGCCGCATTTCTTGAGTTGGTCGATGCTGGCATCGGCAACGGTGCCCGGCCGTTGCATGAGATGCCGGTCTCCGACGCTCGCCTGCAATATGACGCTTCCACACTTGCCCTGGATTCTGAGGGGATGGAAGTCGCAAGCGTCAGTTCAATCTGCATCCGCTCTCGGGATGGCAAGGAGATTGATGCTCGGCTTTATGTGCCGGCTGTACCTTCACCCGGGCGACTGTTACCCGCGCTGCTGTACTTTCACGGGGGCGGCTATTGCGTTGGAAGCCTTGACTCGCATGACTCCCTCTGCAGGACGCTGGCCGCTTTAACCCCCTGCTGCGTTCTAAGCGTAGCTTACCGGTTGGCGCCCGAACATCCATTCCCGACTGCCGTCCATGACGCCCAGGATGCCTACCAATGGCTTCTCGCAAACGGACCTGCGTCGGGAATCGATACGCAAAATATCGCTGTGGGAGGGGACAGCGCAGGTGGAACGCTGGCAACAGTCATTACGATCACCCTCCGTGATTCAGGCGGGCCGCAGCCGAAACTGCAGGTGCTGCTTTACCCTTGCACCAGCGCCTCGCAGGATACGGAATCGCATCGACGTCTAGCGGGGGGCTATCTTCTGGAAGCTCCGACGCTGCAATGGATGTTCAGCAATTACCTGGCGAACGAAGCCGACCGGAAAGACTGGCGTTTCGCCCCCCTCGAAACGCCCGATCTAACAGGGGTCGCCCCTGCATTCATTGCCTTGGCGGAATATGATCCGCTGGTGGATGAAGGCATGAAATATGCTGATAAGCTGAAAGCGGCGGGCGTCACCACTCAGCTCCGGGTTTATCCCGGGATGACCCATGACTTCGCCCGCCTCGGCAATATTGTCGCGGAAGGGGCGCAGGTACGTAGAGACATCGCGAGCATGCTCGCCAGCGCCTTTCAGTCGAGCTAA
- a CDS encoding TonB-dependent siderophore receptor — protein sequence MKAYIKTNKWLKQSKKVALSAALQYLFLTISVNGYAYAQQADPGSAKPDKKEKIAVPGMVDGQDDKQKSAAADSPAVLPAVVIKDKAQTAGYVTSRTVSGTKTDTPLTEIPQSISIINRRELDMRGVHLNFTEALRYVPGVAVDQFGFNGTGFEYIGMRGFNVQTTANFRDGLSQQGTGLYFGAFLTDPYALERVDVLRGPTSVMFGRGDAGGIVNRITKLPSATPIREVEIQYGNFDRKRIAADFGIVNADGTLMFRLVTSALDTDTQVRFPNTDGDRAGIRRFYIAPSLTWRPSDRTSITLFGDILNNRSGAGAFYVATPDGGPTNTLLADPGFTRYSTHQASVSYKIEHHFNDIFTARQNFRFMKQDGHFRDLEPGFDFDRGTRFAPDGQTLLRNAFSTRERLDQTALDTHLQAKVDTGPVNHTVLVGIDWTRTNASLSRLDATGTPGINIFSPVYFQPIPTPNSPGLAGTQKIDQVGFYVQDQIKYQNWLMTLSGRHDKVSNNTTVNFLPDAVRDRDAAYTGRAGLTYLFSSGVAPYVSYSQSFLPQSGISSGDGRPFDPTRAAQYEVGIKYQPPGTRSLFTAALFELTKTNVLIPDLRVGGLLTQTGEIRSRGAEVEARTELYRGLNFIGAFTYNDVKVTESDAFVGKMPVRVPNLTTSGWLDYSLGALNIGWLKGFGIGGGVRYVGRVFNDDANTSITPSFTLFDAVFRYDHGPWRFFLNANNIFNEKYYSASSGGNFFRGTERSVIGTLKLNF from the coding sequence ATGAAAGCCTACATAAAAACCAACAAGTGGCTGAAACAATCAAAAAAAGTGGCACTATCAGCTGCACTGCAGTACCTATTCCTGACTATATCCGTAAACGGATACGCTTATGCTCAACAGGCGGACCCAGGATCCGCCAAACCGGATAAGAAAGAAAAAATAGCTGTGCCGGGTATGGTTGATGGGCAGGACGACAAGCAGAAATCTGCGGCGGCAGATAGCCCGGCAGTTCTGCCAGCGGTAGTGATCAAGGATAAGGCGCAAACCGCAGGTTATGTCACCAGTCGCACCGTCAGCGGGACAAAGACGGATACGCCGCTTACAGAGATACCCCAGTCGATCTCTATCATCAATCGAAGGGAGCTCGACATGCGCGGCGTGCACCTCAATTTCACCGAAGCGCTGCGCTACGTTCCCGGGGTAGCAGTCGACCAATTCGGCTTCAATGGAACAGGTTTCGAGTACATTGGCATGCGCGGCTTTAATGTCCAGACTACGGCCAACTTCCGAGACGGCCTGAGTCAGCAGGGGACAGGGCTTTATTTCGGCGCCTTTCTAACCGACCCCTATGCCCTTGAACGGGTGGATGTTTTGCGTGGCCCAACTTCGGTTATGTTTGGTCGCGGCGATGCTGGCGGTATCGTCAACCGCATCACAAAGCTGCCTAGCGCCACGCCCATCCGTGAAGTCGAGATCCAGTACGGCAATTTCGACCGCAAGCGGATTGCCGCGGATTTTGGCATCGTCAACGCGGACGGTACGTTGATGTTCCGGCTCGTGACCTCCGCGCTCGATACCGACACCCAAGTCCGGTTTCCAAACACTGACGGTGACCGCGCCGGAATCAGGCGCTTTTACATCGCGCCATCGCTTACGTGGCGCCCCAGCGACAGGACTTCCATCACTCTGTTTGGCGATATCCTTAACAACCGCAGTGGAGCAGGCGCATTTTACGTTGCAACGCCAGACGGCGGGCCGACCAATACGCTGCTTGCCGACCCCGGCTTTACCCGGTATTCCACCCATCAGGCTTCGGTCAGCTATAAAATCGAGCATCACTTCAACGACATCTTCACTGCCAGGCAGAACTTCCGTTTCATGAAGCAGGATGGCCATTTCAGGGATCTAGAGCCCGGTTTTGACTTTGACAGGGGGACTCGTTTTGCTCCAGATGGACAAACTTTACTTCGTAATGCCTTCTCCACCAGGGAGCGATTGGATCAGACGGCGCTGGACACCCACCTGCAAGCCAAGGTGGATACTGGGCCGGTAAATCATACCGTACTGGTTGGAATTGATTGGACGCGGACGAATGCCTCTCTGAGCAGGCTTGACGCCACTGGTACTCCAGGTATCAACATATTTAGTCCTGTATATTTTCAGCCAATACCCACGCCAAATTCACCCGGATTAGCTGGAACGCAAAAGATCGACCAGGTAGGATTTTATGTCCAGGATCAGATCAAATACCAGAACTGGCTTATGACCCTGAGCGGGCGGCATGACAAGGTTTCAAACAATACTACCGTTAATTTCCTCCCTGACGCGGTTAGAGACCGGGATGCCGCGTACACCGGCAGGGCCGGCTTGACCTACCTTTTCTCCAGCGGCGTCGCGCCCTACGTGAGCTATTCGCAATCGTTCCTGCCTCAGTCGGGGATCAGTTCCGGTGATGGCAGGCCATTCGATCCAACGCGCGCCGCCCAGTATGAAGTTGGGATCAAATACCAGCCACCCGGAACTAGAAGCCTGTTCACCGCAGCGCTGTTTGAATTGACGAAAACGAATGTACTGATTCCCGATCTGCGAGTAGGCGGTCTCCTCACCCAAACGGGTGAGATTCGCTCGCGAGGCGCGGAAGTGGAGGCAAGGACTGAACTCTATAGGGGCCTTAATTTTATTGGCGCGTTCACCTACAACGACGTTAAGGTCACTGAAAGCGATGCTTTTGTAGGAAAAATGCCGGTGCGCGTTCCGAATCTGACCACGTCGGGCTGGCTCGATTACAGTCTGGGCGCATTGAACATAGGATGGCTGAAGGGTTTTGGCATTGGTGGCGGCGTGCGTTACGTCGGACGCGTGTTCAACGACGACGCTAATACGAGCATCACCCCGTCTTTCACCTTGTTCGACGCGGTTTTCCGCTACGATCACGGCCCCTGGCGCTTTTTCCTCAATGCTAACAACATATTCAACGAAAAATACTATTCCGCAAGCTCCGGAGGAAATTTCTTCCGTGGCACGGAACGCTCGGTTATCGGGACGTTGAAACTTAATTTTTAA